CCTTGCTGGTAGATGGCGAGAGCACAACCATCATGCTTGTTGACATGTGGGAAAACAAGGTGAGTGTGACACTGGTTTGTCTGATGGAATGTTTTTGTATACAGTTGGGTTTTAATATATGTGACAAAGGCAGCTTTGATgctcaaaagctcatactgtgAATGTTTTGTTGAACGCGAAGGTGCCtcaggacttgaatctagctcttctacaaactacagctgccctctgaaactattgtgtgtgtgtgtgtgtaaaatcagTTGTTAAGCAATGTTATGTGTCAGGTTCAATCATTATTTTAAAGCACACCTATATTCAACACCatcttttctgtttctttccttACGTTTGAAAATGTAAGCAAACTTTTAAACCATGCTAGAATATAATTTGGTGAAACTGGATGCTCTGTGGCACCTTCTCATGCTAGAAAAGAGTCTAATCACACCACTGCTTTGAGACAAATGAGACATGAGGGGGCGGGAtccatatatatttatttacgaGGCCTCTCATTGGTGCCTACATTGGGGAATGGAAATCTGCTTTTAGTAGCAGAAGTGAAGTGCAGGATGGGGAGCAAAACCCTGCTACCTCCCCCTCATCTGCACTGTTCAGACTTTTTTCTTCCAGCCAAAAGTTAGTTTAGCAGGAAGAGGTATGCTGAACAGTGCAGTCCCAAACTGTGTTAAATGCCGCTTAGGAATGCACTGTGAAGCACCAGAGCGAAGCAAGTTGAAGCAGTGAAGACTGGAGGCCTCTCTTCCCTCAAATGTGCTCAGTTTATACAAGAATAGGGAAATGCAGAAGGATTTACCCACTATAAGTAGTTTGACCCTGAGTGCAAGATGGCTGTTTGGCATCCTTCAGGTGAAATTTGAATGTGTTGATTTTGCAGCTGCCAGGACAAATAGGAGTTATTTATACACTTACAGGACATTAGCAGTTTTGCATTATATAAAAAGAGCCAGGTGGTGAGGAACATATTCCTGACCAGATTGCCAGCCTTTTTGTAACTGGGCCTAATTCCAGTTAATGTTATGCACCAAAATATACATTCATCATCCTGGAATGAAACTTAGTGGACTCAAAGAGTACAAGTGAAATCTGTGGAGCTGCTTTGAGGGTGAAGCATTCAGAGACCACTGACCTGTTGCCCAGGATCTCAGTGGATGTCCTTCCCAGCTCagctacctgagatcctttaactgcaAATGCTGCAGATTCCTTCTGTCTGATATGGGGCTATTTGTGCCAGGGCCGGTGTGTCTCCTTAGTACTGAGAATGAGAAGGCTGCCTCACGTGTACTAAGAGATGCCAAAAAGGATTCCAGCTACAGAGGAGGAAAGAGAGCCTGCATCCACTTAAAAGTGTAAATGAGAGAGAATCGGTAGCTGTAGCTTGCTATGCAAGGAAGTAGCATCTTCCATAAAGAAAAAGATACCAGGCGAAATCTTCACTTATATACAACGTTTAAAAGGAAAGGAGCCTGGTTGGCCTTTGTATCTAGTTACCCTAATGTGGTTAGAGTAGTTTTCCCCTCTTTCCCTTCGGAAATCATAGCTAGCCACATTTTAGGTCTTAAATTAGGGGGGAGGGGATCTTGAGGTTCAAAGAAAGAATTTGCATGCAGCCTCCaaaataggtttgccaacctcttGGTGTGGCCtgaagagctcccagaattacaactgatctccagactacaaaatcTGTTCCCTCTGGAGTAAAATTGTTGCTTTGAAGTGAAAACTCtgacattataccttgctgaggtccttcctttccccaaaccctgtctttcctaggctctatccccaaatctccagaaatttcccaacctggattggcaaccccaaccaGTGGTCTTCATAACAGTGCCTGTAATGTAGCTCTGACCTCCGTACCACAATAACGGAAGCTTCTTTGGCTGTCGCTCTGTATGTTCCAGCAATATGACCTTTTGTGGCTCCCAGATAACAAGGCCAGATGTTAGCTCAATGTGATATTTTTATTTGAACAGGGTGCAAATGGATGGATCCAGGATCACTGCATGCAGATTGGCGATGCTTATCTCATAGTCTATTCCATCACAGACCGTGCAAGCTTTGAGAGAGCATCAGAGCTCAGGATacagctccgcagggcccgtcAGGCAGAAGACATCCCCATCATTTTAGTGGGCAACAAAAGCGATCTAGTTCGGTGCCGTGAAGTCTCTGTTGCAGGTACAGACCCTAAGATGGTGGCTGGTCATCCTGCTTTGGCAGCTTCAATTTTGACCCTGTCCAGAGGGTTTGTAATTTTAAACATGCCTATGCTACCAATGAAAAGCAGTGTTACTGTGACTTTCTCCCAGGCAAACCTGGGAAATGTAGCTCTTCATAGGAACTAAGGTTATTTTAGGAGATTTCTCatacttttgcaaaaaaaaaaaatcacaacccGTAGAGGTAGGGTTACTAACCCCAACCtgtgagattcctggagatttggagatggtgtCTTGGGAGGGCCAAGTTTTGAGAGAGGAAACTGAGGGGTTGTGATGCTGTAGAACTCATCTTCTTGTAGAGTTCATGGAGAGGTAGCATGGGATAGTGGTtatgagcagtggactctaatctgaagagccaggactgattccccactccttcacatgaagccttctgggtaaccttggggcagtcacagtcctctcagaaatCAGCCCAATCTACTACACAAGGTgcttcttgtggggagggggaaagaatgcaATTGTAAGCTTCTTGGAGACTCTTTAGGATAGAGAAAAGGAGAGTatagaaaccaactcttcttcttctgaagctgctattccctccaggggaactgatctgtgtatcCTGGAGATCACTAGTAATTCTAACAGAACTCCATGTCCTtccttgaggttggtaaccctaggtgTAGCTGGTTTAGGCTGCAGCTGGAATAATCTAAACTACTGCCAGATGCAGTGTTGATTCAGATGTTTCAAAACCCTCTATGAGGAGTATTCCCTTGGATTCTGTTTTTGACTTGGAAAGTCATGTGACACTGATGGGTAGTGGTTCTTTGCATGGGCACAGTAATCTACTTTTTCAGCTATTACACTTTTGCAGATTGCTAGGAGAAAGCACTTGGATTTAGAGTCTATGaccaggcagcttcatatatgtaacataagagaagccatattggatcaggccattggcccatctggttgagcactctgtgtctcacagtggccaggaccaatgtcccctctaagcagtggagtcttgcaagcaaaaattttactttgtgagctactgacattaaagttgtgagtgagcaatttggctactgcataagttagtttgctctggggccatccttcctgagctaagactaaaatgtgtgagccagaggctacaaaattgtgacctagctcacactaactcagcttagggggaacactggccAGGACCCAGGTGCCATTTGGAAGTCTACTGGTGGGAGATGGGTGTTTTCCTCCTCTAGCTCAACTTCATCTCTCTTTTCACTGATTCTTCCCCATCAATGCATTCTGGGAACTGGTCATCCAGGGAACCAGAGTGTTAACTATTATGTATTgtagaaaacatcatgatgtgacatcaccccatgggacAGTAATGACtccatgcttgcacaggggactacatttacctatTCTAAAATGGACAATTCCCAGAATGCACTAGGACACAGAAGAAGAGAAATAAAGAGCGATGCATGGATgacactttaattattttctttcCTGTCAGCTCcatcccacagccaccatgttgTTCTTCATTCATTTTCTTAGACAATGTCCCAAACTCCAGTTTCTCTATGTAGGATTTTGACACATacccttttactgttttgcaGAGGGCAGAGCTTGTGCTGTCGTATTTGACTGTAAGTTCATTGAGACTTCAGCTGCTGTCCAGCACAATGTGAAGGAGCTGTTTGAAGGGATTGTGCGTCAAGTGCGGCTCAGAAGAGACAGCAAAGAAAAGAATGAGAAGAGGCTGGCATACCAGAAGAGGAGAGAAAGCATTCCCAAGAAAGCCAGGCGATTCTGGGGCAAAATtgttgccaagaaaaacaagaaCATGGCTTTCAAACTTAAGTCCAAGTCTTGTCACGATCTCTCTGTCCTTTAGGAACATCAACCCATCCCAGATGTGCTTTTTTCATGGACATGACTTGACTCCATATTGAACAATAAATCAATCTATATTAGATTGGCCAACAAACAGCATAAATTGACTTTGATTCACAGTTGTGATTATTGTGATGAAATGTGCCAGCAATAAGCACAGCCTAATGCATGCATGGAAGAAGAGAAAGTCATACTTGTTTTGGTTTATAGTTTAAGCGTGTGTGTAGGTGTGGAAGTAAACAGCTTTGTCTTAAACACAAGAACATTCCGCACTTACAATGAGATGTATTCCTATTGTTGCCTTTGGCTCAAGAATTGGAAAACACCATTTTGGAAATGAGTGATACTTTTTTCATCATTGTTTTTGTTATTGATCTTTGTAAACAGAAATTTGCCAATCTGTGAAAAGGGAAATGGGCGTTCTTAGAGATACCTTCTTCCCAGTCAATCAGTTGATTTTCTTAAGTCTCACAGCTGAATCCCTGTTATAAAATCATCAGTCCCAATGGCTAGGAGGCCGTCAACAACATTCAGACCATCAGATGTTCAGATCAACGGGAAGCAAATGTTTACACAGGGTGACATCATCATAAAACCGTTATGGAGGAATGGTGGGAATTTCATAAGTAGCAGCCAGAGTGGAAACGGACAGGACAGAGATCATGGAGCATGTCAGTCAGGTACAGAGATAATAGCTAAACAGCAGCTTGATTTGGACTGGGACCAAGTAGGGCTGGTTCAAGGTATTTTGACACTCGGAGAAAGATACATTCATTGCCTCCTTGGTCACTGCTGGCCAGATTCAGGAGCGTGACCGTCCCTGCCTTCTCTGCTGATGGGTGCCAGTGAACTAAACCCCTGTGCTGAGGTGGCGCCCTCCTCACTGTGTGACTTCAAGCAGTTGCTTGGATGGTTTGGCCACAGAACGCCCTGGAaccatggagggaaggaagagggagttTAACTCTTTCACTCCCACAGTTTCACAAATTGCCCCCACCTATGCTATTAGAATGTGAAGGGGAAAATAGAAGTTTGATGCTCATCTTTCATTTACCTTAAAGCAAAGGGAATATCATTGCTTCAATATGAAAAAGGTGGGGAGTTAAAGGGTTAAACCTCTCCTGTCCCTGCACAGCCATCATCTGAATTAGGGCTGCATGCAGCTGTAATGGGGTTTAAAGTATTTTCAGATGGTGACCATATTGGTTTGGAGTAGAAGAGTTAgattggaatccagtagcacctgagagaccaacaagatttttgaggtatAAGCTGGTATCTGATTAAGGGGCTTTGACTCTTGACAGTTTATAAACCAAAAAGCtcttaagatgctactgggctcAGATCTAGAGCTTTAAAAGACACTTGAGGCTGTggtcatacacactaaataatgcactttccacctggattttactgtgtgaactggcaaaatccagttgcaaagtgtattgaaaatgcattatttagtgtgtgtgatcacagcctacaAGGATCCAGTTGcgtctctctctttgtctcttctGTTTTTACCCTGTTACTAATGTCTGAATGAAAGAGATGCTGCTACTTAACAGTAGGATAAAAATAAAGCAATTCCTTGTTACATCTAGAGCCATTTAATTCTCTTAAAGGAGAAACCTGGATACCGTATTTTCTCATGTCATACTGCAAAATTGTTTATAACAATAacaagatatattttttaaaaattaagtgcaAAATGCCAAATCTTCTTAAAATGTTCAGTTTAACCTATAGATTTCCTTTTATAAGAGAGCACCTTTTTTGCTCATATGTAATCTTTGTATTATGCTACCGTTTGTATTTATTCTCTTTCAAATACTGTATTTTTAATGGGTGAACTGAAGGGAATGGTAAGAAATCCAACATTGGGATGTATTTATTGATTTCTTTAAAACAAGAAACATTTTGGTTTTTATTACTGTTTTCTATATAGTATCTTTTTCAGATTAAGCAACTTTTTATTTACATGccttgtaataaataaataaaagttttcatTTTCTTTGAATGCTAACTGGAAATGTTAAATATTTGCTCTTTTGTTGGCTATTTTTGTTTATCATGAGGAGAAAAATTATTTGCAGATTGGTCTAATAGAGGGGTCCCCGAATTTTGATTTGCAGGAAGGGTTCTCACCCTCTTTGAACctctgggcacctttggaattctgatacaggatAGTTAGCACAACGACAAAATGGCTacaacaggaggtggagccaaccacaaaattgcCACCATGAGACATGCTGCCAGACAAAGGAAGCAgagccacacacatacacagaggaagcccaagtgcagtgAACAAGaggcataatttttaaaaataccctgGGAAAGAAGAGTGAGGGAGAATATAAAGCCTGCAGTGCCAGCTGCCTCAGAAACAACACTATTTTAATCTGCATAGTCAattagaagccctgttgggtaaAAGCCCCACtcattttctaaaaatatttGGTAGGCACTAGGAAAAATGTAGGTGGGTACTACATAGCAGGCCTCTGGTCTAATGGAGGTCTATCAAACATGTTGGCTGGAGCTACAGATAGTGGCTTGGAAGTCCATCTGTTATCagaaactctgccctccccaaacaagGTACATTACCCCAGATTCTATTTTCTGCACAGATGATGCAAAAGCATTGACTTGATTTCTGTTTGCAGAGGGTTAACAGGATAGGGCAAAAATGTGCAGTAAGATAGCAGGTGGAGCTGGCCAGGACTTAAGAGGGGTATGAATTGTGAAATGAactggagaagggggggaatCCTCATTGCTCAAGTTGCCTTAGAAGAAAAAGTGATTTTATATTTATCCAGAACCGTACACAGTATTCCATGCCTAGTATGACTATGCCCCACAGACATAAAAAAGtatactgaataatgcacttcagAAATCATTGTCAAGTGTATTTTTGCTGTGTTTCATGcagtaaaatctagttgcaatgtaccctgaaagtgcattattcagcatatGTGAAAGCAGTGTCAGCACAGAATATCCCATAATAAAAAGTGATTGAATTCATGCAGATCTGGTGAATTATGTTCCTATGTGGAGTTCATTGGCAGAGGATGCGGTGATAGCTCCAAGTGCAagcagctttaagagggaattagattcatggagggcaGGTCCATCAAcagttactagccatggtgaataAAGGGGACCTCCATATACAGAggtagcaaacctctgaataccagtgctaggaggcagcatcagaaGAAGGCTATATCCTCTATGCCATGTTTAGTGGCCCTCCAGGTTGGTTGctttgtgaaacaggatgttggacaaGACAGATGACTGTTCAAGGGCTGGTGAACCTGACACGGCAAGAAAATCTAGCTCTTGGATGGGAAATTTGTGCCTTCTTACCTTGAATTTTTGAATGATGGCAGATAGGTGACAGATCTTAATAGCATTCTAAAATATTAAAAGCTTCCATTGTATATCCAGTAAGAGTCAGGCAGTAGGTTCTTAGCTTGAGGCCCTGCTTGTTAAAGTAGATAATATTAACTTAatgtacagcagccaagaagatcagagcgcctgctccggctgcaacgccactgaggatgttctccgcatctgagaacgaaacatctggaaggaaaactttctccagtagaacacggcacttgagcccgaaagattctacaaaccctaataatattaacttaattaattaattcaatttaTGGATCACCTATTTCCTACAATGtaaggctctaggcaatgtacaaccattaaaaacataaaaacaagaaAACTGAGAACTGGCTACATTATCTTGGATGGCATCAGACATTCCTTTGTTACCACACTCTGGACTGTGTTGGTGTCTTGCAGGCAGGAGAGGAGGGGGGCTAAGTGAagatggaaaaagaaaaaaaaaaggggggggagatggCTGTGATGGAACCATTGCTGACCTCAcctaaagcctggcagaacatctctgccttacaggtcctTTGTAGACCAATATATTGAATATTAAGgtagctttgtgtgttcatggcCCAAGGTGATccaaagtggagatttgaacccaagtaTCCCAGACTTGGTTGGCTCAGGTTAGATtgatgtcagatctcagaagctaagcagggtcaaccttggTTCGTACATGGATGAACAGCAAaataaagaagagttggttttataccctacacttcactcaaagtggcttacaatctccttcccttcctcttcccacaacagacaccctgtgaggtagatgggcttagagaactctgagagaactgtgactgacctaaggtcacccaactAGCTATATATGGAAGAGGAGTAGGGCATCATACCTGggtcttcagattagagtctgctattCTTGagattttatcatttttattgattttaactacaaaaaagaaaaagcagtgcAAAAGATACACAGAAGCAGGAAAGGGGCAGAAGAAAGAATGGaaaaagcagaaacagaaaaaagaacaaatatatcaattataattctacctccagataaaatacccagatcattctacctgcaagtataaagatctcaatatattttaccatcctttaATTACAGAATTTTTTAGTAAACTAAtactagcaatatgaatctaaacaattcttcttgaacacaaataagtatataaagttaaaaaaaatttcaaaaccaTCTCAACACCAATTTTGTCTGATTTAGCTTAACCCTATTTTAagcacaaattaaattgttggtttaacaaaatccttattaaaataaacacatacaaatcatatatttatctttaacaaattacaaaagatacgatttaataatttgtctatctcagtctaaactGTTTATCCAAAGGGGCATGTaagaaacaaatctaccagattacaaaacaattgtgctatctgccttttcaacaaTTAATCCAATTCTTACATCAATATGAGCATtttcaccaaataaacatactatgaataaatctgctatataaaaaaatgtgttatctgcactctttagcattaatccaaattaactatatatttaattaaagttttaacaactcccttctttaggatctcccttgttcttttaaaatcacatatctatTCCTTATTAATAACTGCATATTTGTTactgacaaaaaaaaagaaaaatcaaagtttAGGAATCcttcccaaaatttaaaaacttttggatTCCTTTAACTTCTATATCCATATTACACCAGAGAGAACCCACTTAATGTGACCCaaacatcacactttgccttttaaaatcacatgtcaCTTCCTAATGAGGGTTCCATATCCAGCCATCCACAAAAATGAGAAAAGTTCAagatccttcttcctgaaagctttccacatcttaatttgctggtcAGGATGTACCTtttctcaatgtggcctgccccctTGACAATGAGAGGAAGAATTCAAcgccatttttccctctcagcatgacttcactgaATCTTAATTTCTGGTCTTGTTTTACTGCTGCGACATagggatccattttggttttcttttgttcgtttcggagcatatcactttcccattccaatTCCACGGATGtcagcagaatctctttagcactcagctcctgtagatttgcaatttcactagctttcagcataagaaaacccatttgctttctaataagctgcattaatgagccaagatcctgtctcaGAGAATCAATATTCCATAAGATATCTTGCCTTGGAAAACATACCAGGTCTCTGCaagtcagctttgacttgatGGCTTTTTTCACCACCATCCCAGATCATAGTCTGAACCGGCACAAACTGACTTGAAgactaaagtttgtcatgaatgttggctggtttgtggtttgcaaagcaaTATTCGTGGAAGGACCACTGGCACAAGCATTCCACAAACTTTGATGAtctttgtggtggtttgtgaatggatatatTTCCAGGCAGACTGTCTGTTCTCAATTAAACTGTTAACATAACTTCAAAGCAACATTGGGGccggaattctccagccttggaaacaccaataagggccctccaaagcttaacaggcacttcTGGCTGCCAAGAACAGtttccattctgctctatgagaTCAAAACGCTATATATCAGCTCAGCTCCACACCCTCTCCTCTGTTGTCTGTTGGCAGTTAGAGAACTTGTTAAAAGTAGAGCACATTCATCTTTTTTTCTGATTGTGAGCACCTCTTCCTTGCTgcagtttgggtgttaggtggacttaGGGCTCCGAGCCATCCTGTTTCTCTGCTCATGCCAAGCtcctcagctgaggacccacattttacaTCCTCCTGATGTGAATTCCTttcccctgctggggtttgagTCTTAGGTAGACTCAGGGCTCATGGTCAAGCAAGGGTGGTGAGGTCAGATGACAGCCTTGCATGACCAGTGCTCCAGGGATCTCTGGGGAATTAGCAAGGTACTCCCTCAACATCACCTCTGCTGAATCCTCCACCAATGCACACCTGGCATCCTCCACCAATGTACACCTGACCTCCCAGTTCACTACTGAGAACCAGAAGTGGGGCTTCTCCCTGGTTGggttctttgaggcagaggtgctgagctgcagctcctcctcctccccaccctcttCAGCCTACTGTTCCCTCTGGCCACACCACACACTTCTTTGCAGATCTCACACCTCCATTGCAAGAGCTCTGCATTCAGGAAAGCAATGCTGCTTTtatcgggggtggggtggggagtcaCAGATACAGGCCAGCTTGTACTCCCAATTCCTGAGCCGTTCCATAGACACCTGTAACtacagctgtcttttccagagagagcacaGGAGAGACCTTTTTTTGGGTTCTGTAAttgggaccccagaaatgtaaccTGCCCCTGactggagagattgtagaggagcaggcagcagcacgaGGTTCTCCCATTTAttgcagagaggatgcaacctGGTGGTGCTGTCCACCTGCAACCTCTCGGCCAAGGTCCTGTCACTGGGCTACAAAATGGTTCTGCTAAATGAGCAGGGGATGGATCCAGACccatttggtgtgtgtagcttgcaagGGGTCCTTTCTACAAACTTTTGAACCTGCACCAGACATTTTCTCCCAAA
Above is a window of Heteronotia binoei isolate CCM8104 ecotype False Entrance Well chromosome 7, APGP_CSIRO_Hbin_v1, whole genome shotgun sequence DNA encoding:
- the GEM gene encoding GTP-binding protein GEM isoform X1, with translation MTLNNVTMRRTSGALQPQHQRWSIPADGRNLVVQKDPHECLRHKRYTISPEEYYRRSWSSESSDSVISSESGNTFYRVVLIGEQGVGKTTIANVFAGVHDSMDSDCEVLGEDTYERTLLVDGESTTIMLVDMWENKGANGWIQDHCMQIGDAYLIVYSITDRASFERASELRIQLRRARQAEDIPIILVGNKSDLVRCREVSVAEGRACAVVFDCKFIETSAAVQHNVKELFEGIVRQVRLRRDSKEKNEKRLAYQKRRESIPKKARRFWGKIVAKKNKNMAFKLKSKSCHDLSVL
- the GEM gene encoding GTP-binding protein GEM isoform X2, yielding MTLNNVTMRRTSGALQPQHQRWSIPADGRNLVVQKDPHECLRHKRYTISPEEYYRRSWSSESSDSVISSESGNTFYRVVLIGEQGVGKTTIANVFAGVHDSMDSDCEVLGDTYERTLLVDGESTTIMLVDMWENKGANGWIQDHCMQIGDAYLIVYSITDRASFERASELRIQLRRARQAEDIPIILVGNKSDLVRCREVSVAEGRACAVVFDCKFIETSAAVQHNVKELFEGIVRQVRLRRDSKEKNEKRLAYQKRRESIPKKARRFWGKIVAKKNKNMAFKLKSKSCHDLSVL